In one window of Legionella fallonii LLAP-10 DNA:
- a CDS encoding S-Ena type endospore appendage translates to MTKYIHLSIVLLIGFLCSQAHAQKTINLSPNETKLLANNTLWTINATCTIQGSKRSHGKIKISVLKNKGTINGKNLSTGHATTVTVKNNSSISVSAEAGTQINLINLGNEGLQAVCNT, encoded by the coding sequence ATGACGAAATACATTCATTTATCAATTGTTCTTTTAATTGGCTTTTTATGCTCGCAAGCCCATGCGCAAAAGACAATTAACTTGAGCCCTAATGAAACTAAACTTCTAGCCAATAATACCCTTTGGACTATCAATGCAACCTGTACTATTCAAGGTAGCAAGCGATCCCATGGTAAAATTAAAATAAGTGTTCTAAAAAATAAAGGAACTATTAATGGCAAAAATTTATCTACAGGTCATGCGACTACAGTAACGGTAAAAAATAACAGCAGCATCTCGGTAAGTGCCGAAGCCGGAACCCAAATCAATTTAATTAATCTAGGAAATGAGGGATTGCAGGCTGTTTGTAATACCTAA
- the ltaE gene encoding low-specificity L-threonine aldolase, giving the protein MNIIDFRSDTVTKPSKAMLEVMMRAEVGDDVYGEDPTVNRLEAMIAERAEMEAALFAPSGTQSNLLGIMAHCERGDEYIVGQTAHTYLWEGGGAAVLGSVQPQPLDFEQDGSLNLDKVSMAIKPIDDHHVRSRLLCLENTTQGKVLPLAYLNQVRLFCQQHHLSCHLDGARVFNAAVKLNVELHEISQYVDSISICLSKGLGAPIGSVLCGTKELITKARRWRKVVGGGMRQAGIIAAAGIFALEHHVSRLKEDHDNAHALALGLAEIDELEVDKGTLQTNMLFIKAPNQYAGLWEHLRQHNILFPKRPNPLNIIRLVTHLDITAMDIQYTIDAIKKYYQLS; this is encoded by the coding sequence ATGAACATAATAGATTTCCGTAGTGATACGGTGACAAAGCCTAGCAAAGCCATGTTAGAAGTCATGATGCGTGCTGAGGTAGGGGATGATGTTTATGGCGAAGATCCTACAGTAAATCGATTGGAAGCCATGATTGCTGAACGGGCAGAGATGGAGGCCGCACTTTTTGCTCCTAGCGGGACACAATCTAATTTGCTAGGCATTATGGCGCATTGCGAACGAGGTGACGAATATATCGTTGGCCAAACTGCTCATACTTACTTATGGGAAGGAGGGGGGGCTGCCGTTTTAGGTAGTGTGCAACCTCAGCCCTTGGATTTCGAGCAAGATGGCTCTTTGAATTTAGACAAAGTAAGCATGGCGATTAAACCTATTGATGATCACCATGTACGTTCTCGACTACTTTGTCTGGAGAATACAACTCAAGGCAAAGTACTGCCTCTTGCCTATTTAAATCAGGTTCGTCTTTTTTGCCAGCAACATCATTTATCTTGCCATCTTGATGGAGCACGGGTGTTTAATGCTGCAGTAAAGCTGAACGTTGAATTACACGAGATCAGTCAATATGTAGATTCTATCTCTATTTGTTTGTCCAAGGGATTGGGGGCGCCTATAGGTTCTGTACTTTGTGGGACAAAAGAACTAATCACCAAAGCAAGACGTTGGCGAAAGGTTGTTGGTGGTGGAATGCGCCAGGCGGGAATTATTGCTGCCGCAGGAATTTTTGCCTTGGAACATCATGTCTCGCGTTTAAAAGAAGATCATGATAACGCACACGCCCTTGCCCTTGGTTTAGCTGAAATAGATGAGCTAGAAGTTGATAAAGGTACTTTGCAAACCAATATGCTTTTTATTAAGGCCCCCAATCAATATGCTGGATTATGGGAGCATTTGCGGCAGCACAATATTCTTTTTCCTAAAAGGCCTAATCCATTAAACATCATAAGGCTGGTAACTCATCTGGATATTACTGCCATGGATATTCAATATACTATTGATGCAATAAAAAAATATTATCAATTGAGTTAA
- a CDS encoding DUF2269 family protein gives MILSQHYLLLKTLHICGVVIFLGNIVVTAFWKVFADLSHDWRIVAFSQRLVTYTDICFTFLGIVLIAITGMLLASNYGNYWHVYWIFWGLSLFIASGVIWVVILIPLQIKLHFMANRFQESAAIPHQYWIYEGLWAIFGTIATILPFITLYFMVFKPS, from the coding sequence ATGATTTTGTCACAACATTATCTATTATTAAAAACCCTACATATTTGTGGTGTGGTAATTTTCCTTGGGAATATTGTAGTCACTGCTTTTTGGAAAGTCTTTGCCGATCTATCGCATGATTGGCGCATTGTTGCTTTTTCGCAACGATTAGTGACTTACACGGACATCTGCTTTACCTTTCTCGGTATTGTGCTTATTGCCATTACAGGAATGCTGTTAGCCAGTAATTATGGCAATTACTGGCATGTTTATTGGATTTTCTGGGGATTATCTTTATTTATTGCTTCCGGGGTTATCTGGGTAGTGATACTCATTCCTCTACAAATCAAATTGCACTTCATGGCAAATCGCTTTCAGGAATCAGCAGCAATACCACATCAATACTGGATTTACGAAGGTTTATGGGCAATTTTTGGCACCATCGCAACGATTCTGCCTTTCATTACCTTATATTTCATGGTGTTCAAACCAAGTTAA
- a CDS encoding EMC3/TMCO1 family protein: MKQIEKELQEAKARLERYETEQTEYNGDQGPERYLFFISIKQLINGTKIEISTLERQLKKQQESPPESRPTDCGL; this comes from the coding sequence GTGAAGCAAATTGAAAAGGAATTGCAAGAAGCAAAAGCAAGACTTGAACGATATGAAACGGAGCAAACAGAATATAATGGTGATCAAGGGCCCGAACGCTATTTGTTTTTCATTTCAATCAAGCAGCTCATTAATGGAACAAAAATAGAAATAAGCACTCTAGAACGGCAATTGAAGAAACAGCAAGAAAGCCCGCCAGAGAGCCGGCCAACTGATTGTGGCTTGTAA
- a CDS encoding succinylglutamate desuccinylase/aspartoacylase family protein, with protein sequence MSKQSIIIGDEKVRAGTHKTIFLPMPKLYDWTPISLPIHVINGPEEGPTLCITAAVHGDEINGVEIIRRLLKKKGLKRINGNIIAIPIVNVYGFLYQERYLMDRRDLNRSFPGNSKGSLASILAGIISKEILTQSTHAIDLHTGSNHRFNLPQIRANLDMSGIEDLARAFNVPVILHSSFRDGSMREYANEQGIPLLVYEAGEALRFHELSIRTGINGILSVMLALEMIKPGKYHLKKCVPTISRNSYWLRAPTSGILRHIKKAGDKVTKGQVIAIIANPTSTEEYKLKSPLSGIIIGENMLPLVHSGQALFHIASFEKLNVVEEQLENIQEAFNLADDEY encoded by the coding sequence ATGAGTAAGCAAAGTATTATCATCGGTGATGAAAAAGTCAGAGCGGGAACACATAAAACGATATTCCTCCCCATGCCTAAATTATATGATTGGACCCCCATAAGCCTACCTATTCATGTTATTAATGGTCCGGAAGAGGGGCCTACTTTATGCATTACCGCGGCCGTTCACGGTGATGAAATAAACGGCGTTGAAATCATACGTCGTCTTTTGAAAAAAAAGGGATTGAAACGAATTAATGGCAACATCATTGCCATTCCCATAGTTAATGTTTACGGCTTTTTATATCAAGAACGCTATCTAATGGACAGGCGCGATCTAAATCGTTCTTTTCCTGGAAATTCTAAAGGGTCACTTGCCTCAATTTTGGCGGGCATTATTAGTAAAGAAATTTTAACTCAATCCACACATGCTATCGATCTGCATACAGGATCCAATCATCGTTTTAATCTGCCGCAGATTCGCGCCAATTTGGATATGAGCGGTATAGAAGATTTAGCACGGGCTTTTAATGTCCCAGTAATACTGCATTCCAGTTTCAGAGATGGCTCGATGAGGGAGTATGCTAATGAGCAAGGAATCCCTCTACTAGTCTATGAAGCTGGAGAGGCACTACGTTTTCACGAGTTATCTATTAGAACTGGCATTAATGGTATTTTAAGTGTGATGCTTGCCCTAGAGATGATCAAACCAGGTAAATACCATTTAAAAAAATGTGTGCCGACTATTTCTCGAAACTCTTATTGGCTGCGCGCTCCAACCAGCGGTATTTTGAGGCATATTAAAAAAGCAGGGGATAAAGTCACTAAAGGGCAGGTTATTGCTATTATTGCTAATCCAACGAGTACGGAAGAATATAAATTGAAATCACCTCTTTCCGGAATCATTATTGGTGAAAATATGTTGCCCTTGGTTCACTCGGGACAAGCCTTATTTCATATTGCTAGTTTTGAAAAATTAAATGTGGTTGAGGAGCAATTGGAGAATATTCAAGAGGCATTTAATCTTGCAGATGATGAGTACTAA
- a CDS encoding alpha/beta fold hydrolase, which yields MPRETLIFLPGVLSDQKVWAYQVSHLSELAACSVIPITSSNNTADLLEMVLKQIAGKFCLVGHSMGGRLAMELARQAPERVSKLCLINTSARPDSPEKQQNRIEMIHAVEQGKFKTVATNLANYYVFHNKIKKEVISMFLRVGEQAFLNQQIALLTRKEITSFLTQLTMPTLVIHAREDKNFSLTEHEELADAIPHAKLAVIEDAGHMCPMEAPQAITTLLRFWLNYF from the coding sequence ATGCCACGAGAGACATTAATCTTTTTACCGGGAGTTTTATCCGATCAAAAGGTATGGGCCTATCAGGTAAGTCATCTCAGTGAGTTGGCGGCTTGTAGTGTTATCCCTATCACCTCAAGTAATAACACAGCAGACCTACTAGAAATGGTTTTAAAGCAAATTGCAGGCAAATTTTGTTTGGTAGGTCATTCTATGGGAGGACGGCTGGCAATGGAATTGGCTAGACAAGCCCCTGAGCGTGTTTCTAAATTATGCTTAATCAACACTTCTGCACGACCAGATTCGCCAGAAAAACAACAAAACCGAATTGAGATGATCCATGCAGTTGAACAAGGTAAATTTAAAACTGTAGCAACCAATTTAGCCAATTATTATGTGTTTCATAATAAAATAAAAAAAGAAGTAATCTCTATGTTTCTAAGAGTGGGGGAACAGGCCTTTCTCAATCAACAAATAGCGTTATTAACCCGGAAAGAAATTACTTCATTTTTAACACAACTGACTATGCCAACATTAGTCATTCACGCACGCGAAGATAAAAATTTTTCCTTGACTGAGCACGAAGAATTAGCAGATGCAATTCCTCACGCAAAACTAGCTGTTATTGAAGATGCCGGGCATATGTGTCCTATGGAGGCTCCTCAAGCAATAACGACTTTATTACGTTTTTGGCTTAATTATTTTTAG
- a CDS encoding VOC family protein: MVKAIPDGFHTLTPSFTFKDCRRAIEFYKKAFNAQLLDLFPSPDGKGVMHATIKIGDSIIMMGDEMHGSENCPKSAETMGHSPISLFVYVSDVDAMFNQAIAAGGQVTMPVADMFWGDRAGHLKDPFGYSWMIATHTKDLTQEEISKNAEAFLASMTKK; the protein is encoded by the coding sequence ATGGTCAAAGCAATACCCGATGGATTTCACACACTTACCCCGTCTTTTACTTTTAAAGATTGCCGACGAGCAATAGAATTTTATAAAAAGGCATTTAACGCTCAATTACTTGATCTCTTTCCCTCTCCCGATGGCAAAGGAGTGATGCATGCGACAATAAAAATTGGCGATTCGATCATCATGATGGGCGATGAAATGCACGGCAGTGAAAATTGTCCCAAAAGTGCAGAAACTATGGGGCATTCGCCAATTAGCTTGTTTGTCTACGTATCTGATGTTGATGCAATGTTTAACCAAGCTATAGCTGCAGGAGGACAAGTCACTATGCCGGTAGCCGATATGTTTTGGGGTGATAGAGCAGGCCACCTTAAAGATCCCTTTGGCTATTCATGGATGATTGCAACACATACTAAAGATCTGACCCAAGAAGAGATCAGCAAAAATGCCGAAGCTTTTTTGGCATCGATGACCAAAAAATAA
- the mgtA gene encoding magnesium-translocating P-type ATPase, translating into MNNGLKSREVLLKISNLEMDEVYAELKTSKEGLSPRDVEERLERYGKNQVAREESISGYRMLLNNFRNPFILVLILLGVVCYITHDMRGTIVVTVMVLLSVIMRFIQEYRSSQASEKLRDMVLTKATVRRHSEEVVEDNEQATNKNKGKNKNKIEVPFEDLVPGDIIYLSAGDMVPADVRLIHSKDLFISQSALTGESMPIEKYDTLASVVEKSIQVKSDTSTNPMERNNLCFMGTSIVSGSGEAVVIATGHRTSFGSLAKSIIGHRSITSFDKGVNSVTWLLIRFILVMVPIIFVINGFVKGDWQEAFLFSIAVAVGLTPEMLPMIVTANLARGAVAMSKHKVIVKRLNSIQNLGAMDILCTDKTGTLTQDKIILEKYLDVNGQECLQVLEYGFLNSFYQTGLKNMIDRAILEHRDIERQIKLSSGYKKIDEIPFDFIRRRMSVVVSEEENQHLLICKGAVEELLDICSDFHLGDEITSLGAEQRGKIIDLAYSLNAEGFRVIAIGYKKLPMTDTPYSVRDERQLILSGLMAFLDPPKESITEAIKELNKHGVEVKILTGDNDIVTRRVCKEVELFCHEVLLGDAIEQMSDGELSARVETTTIFAKLAPLQKARIIKILQNKGHTVGFLGDGINDAAALRDADVGISVDSATDIARESADIILLEKNLLVLSEGVVKGREVYGNIIKYIKMTASSNFGNVFSVLIASAFLPFLPMLPLQLLIQNLCYDVSQLALPWDRMDKDFLQTPRKWEPTGIARFMIFIGPTSSIFDMTTFAIMWFIFHANSPETQALFQSGWFVEGLLSQTLIVHMIRTQKIPFIQSMAATPLITMTVVIMILGLYLPYSSLGPILHLVELPASYFFWLILTLFSYCALVQVVKTWYIKRFKAWL; encoded by the coding sequence ATGAACAACGGATTAAAATCCCGGGAAGTTTTGCTAAAAATTTCTAATCTGGAGATGGATGAGGTCTATGCTGAACTCAAAACATCGAAAGAGGGGTTGTCCCCTCGTGACGTCGAGGAGCGATTGGAGCGTTATGGCAAGAATCAAGTCGCGCGCGAAGAGTCTATATCGGGATACCGGATGTTACTCAATAATTTTAGGAATCCATTCATTTTGGTGCTCATTTTATTGGGCGTCGTTTGTTACATTACCCATGATATGAGAGGAACTATAGTTGTTACGGTTATGGTGCTGCTTAGTGTCATCATGCGTTTTATTCAAGAATACCGCTCTTCACAAGCCTCAGAAAAGCTAAGAGATATGGTACTCACCAAAGCTACCGTCAGGCGCCATAGTGAAGAGGTTGTCGAGGACAATGAGCAGGCCACCAACAAAAATAAAGGTAAGAATAAAAATAAAATAGAAGTTCCTTTTGAAGACTTAGTGCCCGGCGATATTATTTATCTTTCTGCTGGCGATATGGTGCCTGCAGATGTCAGACTAATTCACTCCAAAGATTTATTTATCAGTCAATCTGCCTTAACGGGCGAATCCATGCCTATAGAAAAATACGATACTCTTGCTAGTGTTGTGGAAAAATCCATTCAAGTGAAGAGTGATACAAGTACTAACCCTATGGAGCGTAATAATCTCTGTTTTATGGGAACCAGTATCGTTAGTGGTTCTGGAGAGGCTGTTGTCATTGCTACAGGACATCGCACTTCTTTTGGCTCTCTTGCAAAAAGTATTATTGGTCATCGTAGCATCACCAGCTTTGATAAAGGGGTGAATAGTGTGACCTGGCTATTGATACGTTTCATTTTGGTTATGGTGCCTATTATTTTTGTTATCAATGGCTTCGTTAAAGGGGATTGGCAAGAAGCATTTTTGTTTTCTATTGCGGTCGCGGTCGGCTTGACTCCAGAAATGCTTCCTATGATTGTTACGGCAAACCTTGCTCGTGGTGCCGTTGCCATGTCCAAGCATAAAGTAATAGTAAAACGTCTCAACTCCATTCAAAACCTGGGAGCCATGGATATTCTCTGTACCGATAAAACAGGCACCTTAACGCAAGACAAAATTATTTTGGAAAAATATCTGGATGTTAATGGCCAGGAATGTCTGCAAGTTCTGGAATATGGGTTTCTTAACAGTTTCTATCAAACCGGGCTCAAAAATATGATCGATAGAGCCATTCTGGAACATCGTGATATTGAACGTCAAATAAAGCTCTCTTCAGGATATAAGAAAATCGATGAAATTCCTTTTGATTTTATAAGACGCAGGATGTCCGTGGTAGTCAGTGAAGAGGAAAATCAACATCTTCTCATTTGTAAGGGAGCTGTTGAAGAATTGCTTGATATTTGTTCTGATTTTCATCTGGGTGATGAAATTACTTCTCTTGGTGCGGAGCAGCGGGGCAAGATTATTGATCTAGCTTATAGTTTAAATGCAGAAGGATTTCGCGTTATTGCTATAGGCTATAAAAAATTACCCATGACCGACACACCCTATTCTGTGAGGGATGAAAGGCAACTTATTTTATCCGGATTGATGGCATTTTTAGATCCTCCCAAAGAAAGCATCACAGAGGCGATCAAGGAATTGAACAAGCATGGAGTGGAAGTCAAAATTTTAACCGGTGATAACGACATAGTTACTCGGCGTGTTTGCAAAGAGGTAGAGCTATTCTGTCATGAGGTATTGCTCGGTGATGCTATAGAACAGATGTCCGATGGGGAGTTAAGTGCACGCGTAGAAACCACCACTATTTTTGCCAAGCTTGCTCCGCTGCAAAAAGCGCGCATCATTAAGATATTACAAAATAAAGGCCATACGGTAGGTTTTCTTGGTGATGGAATCAATGATGCTGCCGCGTTACGAGATGCTGATGTAGGTATTTCGGTTGATTCAGCAACAGATATAGCCAGAGAGTCCGCTGATATTATTCTCTTAGAGAAAAACTTACTGGTTTTGAGTGAGGGGGTTGTAAAGGGCAGGGAGGTGTATGGCAATATTATTAAGTACATCAAAATGACGGCCAGTTCTAATTTCGGCAATGTATTTAGTGTTCTTATTGCCAGTGCTTTCTTACCTTTCTTGCCTATGTTGCCATTGCAATTATTAATTCAAAATCTTTGCTACGATGTATCACAACTGGCACTCCCATGGGATAGAATGGACAAGGACTTTCTGCAAACGCCAAGAAAATGGGAGCCTACCGGTATTGCACGGTTTATGATTTTTATTGGTCCTACCAGCTCTATTTTTGATATGACCACCTTCGCTATTATGTGGTTTATTTTTCATGCCAATTCGCCAGAAACACAGGCGCTATTTCAATCAGGTTGGTTTGTTGAGGGTTTATTATCGCAAACATTAATTGTCCATATGATACGTACCCAAAAAATACCCTTTATCCAAAGTATGGCCGCAACGCCTTTAATCACTATGACCGTGGTGATTATGATTCTAGGGCTTTATTTACCTTATTCCTCCTTGGGACCCATATTGCATTTAGTGGAACTACCAGCAAGCTACTTTTTTTGGCTTATACTAACGCTGTTTTCTTATTGTGCTTTAGTACAAGTCGTTAAAACTTGGTATATCAAAAGATTTAAAGCCTGGTTATAA
- a CDS encoding leucine-rich repeat domain-containing protein — protein sequence MIYKLSELFNLNEEVFVRAFTKIPNDCTFLDLSYNGLYNKRNTELNAAFKNIPQSVTSLDLSNNDFFQKKGADFARVLKRLPKQINSLDLSFNYLGAEKGEEDLIKIFTAIPDRIITLGLSWNNLSHQSGDVLARAFAAIPQSITSLSLRHNTLNKMNGQELVQLFSSISRALTYLDLSFNHLNHQDKDTLTQAFAVLPPHLSTLMLHGNGFNQYKKAELTTILGTIFLEICVGLE from the coding sequence ATGATTTATAAGCTATCTGAATTATTTAATCTGAATGAAGAGGTATTTGTTCGTGCATTTACCAAAATCCCTAATGACTGTACCTTTTTAGATCTAAGCTATAATGGTTTGTACAATAAAAGGAACACTGAGTTAAACGCTGCTTTTAAAAATATACCACAAAGCGTAACCTCATTAGATTTGAGTAATAACGACTTTTTCCAGAAAAAAGGGGCTGATTTTGCTAGAGTCCTAAAACGCCTGCCAAAACAAATTAATTCCCTGGATCTAAGTTTTAACTATTTAGGCGCGGAGAAAGGCGAAGAAGACTTAATTAAAATATTTACGGCCATACCTGATCGTATTATCACTCTGGGATTAAGCTGGAATAATCTAAGTCATCAAAGTGGTGATGTATTAGCCAGGGCTTTTGCCGCCATTCCTCAGAGTATTACCTCACTTAGCTTACGCCATAATACCCTCAATAAAATGAATGGCCAGGAATTAGTCCAATTGTTTTCCTCTATTTCAAGAGCGTTAACCTATCTAGATTTAAGTTTTAATCATTTGAATCATCAAGACAAAGACACATTAACTCAAGCTTTTGCAGTACTGCCCCCACATCTCAGTACTCTGATGTTACATGGCAATGGCTTTAACCAATATAAAAAAGCAGAGTTAACTACCATTTTGGGCACTATTTTCTTGGAAATATGTGTAGGCTTGGAATAA
- a CDS encoding REP-associated tyrosine transposase → MHYRRDYTPGATYFFTVVTFGRRKLFNHPDKIAQLRLAFSDEMARRPFHIDAIVIMPDHLHTIWTLPTDDLDYSIRWRNIKRSFTTTVPQEQRPVVLGSRQRKNEQAIWQRRFWEHRIRDENDFNQHVDYIHYNPVKHGVALRPVDWPYSSIHRYIRNELISPDWGSNPINLSDKIGHE, encoded by the coding sequence ATGCATTATCGACGTGATTACACTCCAGGCGCGACTTATTTTTTTACTGTTGTGACCTTTGGGCGCCGCAAACTATTTAACCATCCCGATAAAATTGCTCAATTACGGTTGGCATTTTCCGATGAAATGGCTCGTCGCCCTTTTCATATCGATGCCATCGTCATTATGCCCGACCATCTCCATACCATTTGGACGTTACCGACTGATGACCTGGATTACTCAATTCGGTGGCGTAATATTAAACGCTCATTTACTACAACCGTTCCCCAGGAACAACGCCCCGTTGTTTTGGGTAGTCGACAACGTAAAAATGAACAAGCCATATGGCAGCGAAGATTTTGGGAACACCGTATCCGAGATGAAAATGATTTCAATCAGCATGTCGATTATATTCATTATAACCCCGTTAAACACGGAGTTGCTCTTCGTCCCGTTGATTGGCCATACAGTAGTATTCATCGTTACATTCGCAATGAGCTTATCAGCCCTGATTGGGGTAGCAACCCTATTAACTTATCAGATAAGATTGGTCATGAATGA
- a CDS encoding SH3 domain-containing protein, with the protein MNYTICDKRHLTKFIIAPFLFLYFSACFAMEVPIYDFPIIYSQNANDYLSPDGEDYNKNLLGPEYQNLQLKQFYNHYYSTDAQGLSPWSAQMVTSALPLMKKIEIEILEDFNNQKKSNEDKHYAENFKEHDQTWWSRIRDNMDLYALASSEFKEENRAISVANTYARGLPDNAPDFFHASLPGQGFPFDNLQESAIWAGTPLYIFSVSKDKAWSLVLTPDGYFAWVKSNDIAYVSSGFINQWQTAAQHSLIAVTQTEASIIDDQQQFQFTGYVGSVFPMIERNSQQTSILIPAKNSHNQAMIKTGIINTNASDIMPLTASPKSLVKIINQLKNRPYGWGGAFFFNDCSQEMKSIFTPFGIWLPRNSAQQAQLSSTLDLSKNNVDERISLLKEKGHPLMTIIYIGGHVMLYVGKKDINNNKEAAITYQNVWGMSPENNDKRYVIGQSLFFPLLKHYPENPDVSSLADEPNFKLIYLDELNLKADSPHGFANRFLEQRNIQN; encoded by the coding sequence ATGAATTATACCATATGTGATAAGCGGCATTTAACGAAATTCATCATTGCACCATTCTTATTCCTCTATTTTTCCGCATGTTTTGCAATGGAAGTACCCATTTATGATTTTCCTATCATATATTCTCAAAATGCAAATGACTATTTGTCTCCAGATGGAGAGGATTACAATAAAAATTTATTAGGCCCTGAATATCAAAACTTACAATTAAAGCAATTTTACAATCATTATTATTCTACTGATGCTCAAGGATTATCACCTTGGAGCGCACAAATGGTAACGTCCGCCTTGCCGTTAATGAAAAAAATTGAGATCGAAATATTAGAAGACTTTAACAATCAAAAAAAATCGAATGAAGACAAACATTATGCAGAGAATTTCAAGGAACACGACCAAACTTGGTGGAGCAGAATAAGAGATAATATGGATTTATATGCACTTGCCTCCAGTGAGTTCAAGGAAGAAAATAGAGCTATTTCAGTTGCAAATACCTATGCACGGGGGTTACCTGATAATGCACCTGATTTTTTTCATGCCAGTCTACCTGGCCAAGGATTCCCTTTTGATAATTTGCAAGAATCGGCAATTTGGGCAGGAACGCCACTCTATATCTTTAGTGTGTCAAAGGACAAAGCTTGGTCATTGGTCTTAACACCTGATGGTTATTTTGCGTGGGTTAAAAGTAATGATATTGCCTATGTTTCATCTGGGTTCATAAACCAGTGGCAAACAGCAGCACAACACAGCCTTATTGCAGTTACTCAAACAGAAGCAAGCATTATCGATGATCAACAGCAATTTCAATTCACTGGATATGTTGGATCTGTATTTCCAATGATTGAGCGTAATAGTCAACAAACCTCCATCTTAATACCCGCTAAAAATAGCCATAATCAAGCTATGATAAAAACTGGCATTATCAATACAAACGCATCGGATATAATGCCTTTAACTGCCTCGCCCAAAAGCCTGGTCAAAATTATTAACCAATTAAAAAATCGACCTTATGGCTGGGGTGGAGCATTCTTCTTTAATGATTGCTCTCAAGAGATGAAAAGTATATTCACACCATTTGGAATTTGGCTCCCCAGAAATTCGGCTCAACAAGCACAGCTAAGTTCAACACTGGACTTATCAAAAAATAATGTTGACGAACGCATAAGCTTGTTAAAAGAAAAAGGCCATCCATTGATGACCATTATTTATATCGGTGGCCATGTAATGTTGTATGTAGGCAAGAAGGATATAAACAATAATAAAGAGGCTGCTATTACCTATCAAAATGTCTGGGGCATGTCTCCTGAGAACAATGACAAACGCTATGTAATTGGTCAATCCTTATTTTTCCCTCTTCTCAAGCACTATCCAGAAAATCCAGATGTTAGCTCACTCGCGGACGAACCTAATTTTAAACTGATCTATCTTGATGAATTAAATTTAAAAGCAGACTCTCCTCACGGTTTTGCTAATAGGTTTTTAGAGCAACGTAATATCCAAAATTAA
- a CDS encoding L,D-transpeptidase family protein codes for MSYKCHVSLVIFAILMSTNSVSMAADKAKDACQVLNTSEQVKKILPYPSQIIIVKSLGGIKAHMTLCQRHGAIWKPMFTPAFRAVIGKNGIASIGKKKEGDLKTPAGLYSIGEVFGTQPLALKMDYKYITADDKFIDDINNKRYNTWVSGSTDAKSYESMLIEPYIYGAVINYNMNPTIAGKGSAIFIHLWRSPNSPTAGCIALEKKHLLMMLHWLDKAQHPYILVH; via the coding sequence ATGAGTTATAAATGCCATGTATCGTTAGTAATCTTTGCTATATTGATGTCAACAAACTCTGTTTCAATGGCAGCGGATAAGGCTAAGGACGCTTGCCAAGTTCTGAACACATCCGAACAGGTAAAAAAAATACTGCCCTATCCTTCACAAATTATTATTGTTAAGTCATTGGGTGGCATTAAGGCCCATATGACCCTATGTCAACGCCACGGAGCAATATGGAAACCAATGTTTACACCCGCCTTTCGTGCTGTTATTGGAAAGAATGGGATAGCGTCGATTGGGAAAAAGAAAGAGGGTGATTTAAAAACACCCGCAGGCTTATATTCCATCGGAGAGGTATTTGGAACACAGCCATTGGCACTTAAAATGGATTATAAATACATCACTGCAGATGACAAATTTATCGATGATATTAACAATAAACGTTATAACACGTGGGTGTCTGGCTCAACCGATGCGAAAAGTTATGAATCGATGTTAATTGAGCCCTATATCTATGGTGCTGTCATAAACTACAATATGAATCCCACAATCGCAGGAAAAGGTAGCGCCATTTTTATACACTTGTGGCGTTCGCCAAATTCACCCACGGCTGGATGTATTGCTTTAGAAAAGAAGCACTTATTAATGATGCTTCATTGGCTCGATAAGGCGCAACACCCATATATTCTTGTGCATTAA